The Spirochaetota bacterium genome contains the following window.
CCCGATATGGAATACTTAAGAGTCTGGACTGAAGTCGACCTCAAGGACATCGAGGATCATATCGTTATGGTCGACGACAAGTACGGCCATTGCCCAGCTTGCAAGAAGATTGGTATAGAGCTCAAGGATCTGAAAAAATGCCCGTCATGCGGCAGGGAGTTCAAATACGTCACATCAAAGGAAGCCCAGGGAGGCAAATTCGAAATCGTATTAAGAACCAAGAAAAAACTCCCGAACCTGGTTTTTGTCGATTATGCCGATTACGACCATGAACTTGGTAAAAAAAAGGCAGGGAGCCTGTTCAAAATATAGCAGGTAAAGCTTCGGTATTGTTTATTCCGATAACTATACTGAACTTGATATGCAGCACAATGGCATCAGGTTCCGGAAAGCCCTGCGGGGATAAGCATAATAATAAAGGAATAAACAATGACCACAGACGACAAGATCGCAGGAATGTGCCTCTACGGATTCATTCAGAAAGAAATCCCATCGGAACAGAAGCGATGCCTCACGGAAATCGAAAGGCACTATGGCAAACCCATAGCCAGGATAGTCAGGAACTGCATGAAAAAAGGCTAATCAGCGCGGGTTGATTAAAAGACAAGATCCTCTTCTTCTTTGACTTTTTCCCCAAGATATTTTCGGTAGTAGAGTGAAGATTTATAGCTCTGCTCCATTATTTCATAGACCACTCCAAGGTTATAGAGCGCCTCGATATAGGTATCATCATAGGCATAGGCGGATTTAAAGGCCGCGGCTGCCTGCCTGTACTGCTTAGCCATGAAATATGCCAGGCCGAGATAAAAATATCCCTTCACCAGCTTCCGGTCCAGCTTGACCGATGTTTTCAGGTGCCTGATGGCGTCATCCATCATGCCGTATTTATACAGGTATGCTTTGCCCAGACCGTAATGTCCCATGCAGTAATAAGGGCTTATCTCGACGACTTTCTTGAATACGAGGATCGCCTTGTCCAGCTGGCCGTCGATGGCCAGACGGGCACCCTTCCGGTACAGCTCCGATGAATTTTCCCGCTGCGAAGCGCCGGCAGGCGCTGAAAATGCCCCCAAGGCCAGGACAAGGGCATAGCCTATGATGATCCTATTTCGCACCGGGCACCATTTCCTTGAAATTCTTAATCATGAACTCATCGATTCCCTTGCTGAAAAAGAAATACACAATGAAAATGATCCAGAGCACGAGGGTAAGTACACAGAGAAACTTCAGCAGTCTCTCCGCCCCGATTGCGTCAGCCTTGTAGAATATAAGGACAAGGGCAAGGGGCCAGATGAAAAAAAGATTCACGAACACGAGGGAAAGTATCTCTTTGAGAAAATTGAGGAGAAATCCATACCAGCCTGCGGAAAAGCTGTTATAACCGCTGCTGATCTCATCAAAGAAAAACCATACATAAAAAACCAGGATTACCGTTGCGATGATCTTCCACACCAGTTCTATCCTTTGCCTGAACCAGAGCATGGCAATGCCGATTCCCCACAGGACAATAAATAGAAAAACGGATTTTATTATCAAGGCTTCATTCATATGGTTTCCTCATCTATCAGTATATGGCGGTGACCATGGTCTTACAATAAAAAAATATATCCCTACTACTAATCGGAAAAAAACCGGCATTTCATGATTAGATTTGTTGGGAAACTGCGTCCCGAACTCGGAGAAGCCCTCTCCAGGGGATTTTTTAAGGGGCATCGACCCGAAACCCCGGTACAAAAATAAATTTTTTCGCAACATGTCCATTATATTCATCTGCCTGTGGCCATCGAATAGGTTAAAAAAAGCAAACCATTCTTTTATTGTATTTACAAATCAATATAAAAAATCTATGACTGTCACAATTCAAAAATGCGAACCGCTTCTCCACTGGAAATGCCATGCAGGTGCTGTTATCGTTATTATTGTCCCTGAGCTTTTCTGCAACATCCGGCGATGTGCTGCTGAAGATACCTCGCGGCATTGACCTGAGAGAGCAGGAATTACAGGCTGACCTTCCCCGTGCCGTTCCGACAAGGGCCGGCTATGACCGGATTGAAATCGTCATTTATTATTTCTCGCAGGGTATCGAGAAATTTACCTATAGCGACAACAACACCATGAAGGAATCGCTCATGAAAGGAGAAATGAAGGCCCTTGTCAAAATGAAAAAAAACAATGTTCTCCGCAAGGCGTTCTTCATCGCCGCTTCGGGGGCAAACCGGGAGCAGATAATACAAAATTTCTGCAAGGCCGTCGCGGAAACCCTCTCAGCCCAGTGACGAATCAGGGTGTCAGAGCACCATTCCGGCCAGTATCGATCCGTCCACCTTTCCCTTATCAACCACCTGCTTGCCGTTTATGAACACCGCCTCTATCCCGGACGGCGCCATGTTCGTATTCTTATCGGTATTATTGTCCTTAACCGCTTTCCAGTCGAAGATGGCGATGTCCGCCGCGTATCCTTCCCTGAGGAATCCCCGCTTTTTCACGTTAAACCGCTCCGCCGTGGCGCCTGTCATCTTCCGCACAGCCTCCTCGATGCTGATGTTTCGGAAATCGCGGGCATACTGTAAAAACTTCGGGAAGCACCCGAAGGCCGCGGGATTCTGCACCCCTTCGGGGGCGACCCAGGCGTCGGTCATGAACAGGGCCGCCGGATGACTCATGAGATCCTTGATGTTTTCAAGGTTGCTGTACCGGTGATTGAGCACTCCCGCCTTCCCCTCGGTTCTTTTGGCCAGGTCGATGTAATTATCAAACTGGTCCATGTTCCTTGATTTGGCGATTTCCTCCAGGAACATGCCGTTATACTTATCCAGGTCAGGCTTCCCCGCGTTGGTGATCTGGATATCCTCATAGCCGAAGCCGAGGAGTTTCTTGATCACCATGAATTCGATCTTCAGCCTCCTTAGGGCCGATTTATCATTGAAGACCTCCGGGACCCGGCCCAGGAACCATGCCGGCAGAATCACGTTGATGATGGAAGCCCCGCAATGATACGCGTAGGTGTCGAACTTAACGTCAACGCCGTCCCGGGCGGCCTTGTCTATCATGTCCAGGGCCTTGCCGCAGGTGTCCCATGTATCGGACCCCACGAAGATGAGGTGCGAAACCTCGAGTCGCACACCGGTCTCACGGGCCAGCTTCAGCATCTCGTTCAGGGCCAGGAGGTTGTGGGCCTTGCCGAAGGGAATGATGGGATAGGTGGGAGAGAGCGAGGAATATGC
Protein-coding sequences here:
- a CDS encoding amidohydrolase family protein, yielding MAKKKKSIVNDITRRTFIAGAAALGGAALLHPLGGCKKDSKPVGGDIPAERSAASKEVTVTGSPAGRLLLKKGLVIDGTGKKSFIGDVLVNGNTIEAVTTNDLKFPGRTIDCAGKVIAPGFIDAHSHNDWAMARRDHSKFTNAFTAQGITTFVTGNCGFGAGGFEKNTRFKDLIEKGGKLFNNTNIPWSSMDEYFALVRSQGLTHNMVNLTGHGTSRMSIRGFKPTPMNKEEMKKLLSLLNDAMEQGCYGVSLGLQYEPGIFATDEELKQIAQLVKKHDRVLTVHLKAYSSLSPTYPIIPFGKAHNLLALNEMLKLARETGVRLEVSHLIFVGSDTWDTCGKALDMIDKAARDGVDVKFDTYAYHCGASIINVILPAWFLGRVPEVFNDKSALRRLKIEFMVIKKLLGFGYEDIQITNAGKPDLDKYNGMFLEEIAKSRNMDQFDNYIDLAKRTEGKAGVLNHRYSNLENIKDLMSHPAALFMTDAWVAPEGVQNPAAFGCFPKFLQYARDFRNISIEEAVRKMTGATAERFNVKKRGFLREGYAADIAIFDWKAVKDNNTDKNTNMAPSGIEAVFINGKQVVDKGKVDGSILAGMVL